The sequence TATTTCTCTACGATCAATCATGATTCCTCCCAGACAGTGGTGTCTTCTTAATTTTAGCATAACTTCTTGGATACTTCTTCGAAGCGGACTTCACTTTTTTAATCTCTAAATTATAGCGGTCGCCCATGATATCATCACAAAATTTATGAGTTTGAATTAATTCTCCTCCCAGGATTTTGATAGCCTTTAGGGAATCTTCATATTCCTCGATTCCTTTTGTTCCTTTCATTGCTAAAAATACGCCACCAACTTTGACAAAAGGCAAACATAATTCACTGAGTATATCAAGATAAGCAACGGCACGTGCTGTTGCGACATCAAAAGACTCACGAAGTTCTCCGATAACATCTTCTGCACGACCATTTAAAACGATTGTATTTTTTAAGCCGCACTCTTGTACAACACGTTCTAAGAAGTTTGTTCGCTTTGTTGTTGGCTCGATACACGTTACTGTGACATCGGGACGCGCAATTGCAAGAACGATTCCTGGAAATCCAGCACCACTCCCAATGTCTGCAATGCTACTGTTTTCTTTTATTAATGGCGAGATAAGCAATGAATCATAAAAATGCTTTAAAAATATCCCCTCATCATCATCGATTCCCGTTAAATTTAAGACTTTATTCACTTCTTGAATAAGATTCTTGTACGTTAAAAATTGTTGTTTCATTTCTTCTGAAACAACAATCCCCAACGCTTCAATTTTACTAATAAATTCTAAAAAATTCATGAAGCCTCCAATTGCAATGCATCTTTTATTAACACATTTTTATCATCTTTGATTCTTAAGATTAGAATCGAAACTACGTTGTAATTATAGCGTATTTCACAGATTTCCACAACAAAACCTAGAGACAAATATTTGGGCAAAAAAGCATAAAAGACAGTCAATACTGTCTTTTATGTACTATTTAACAATTCTATTTTTATACCTTTTCGATAATAATACACAAACACCCGTCAATATGAGGAATTCACTCCAAATATTACTGTGTTTTTGTTTCCCTGTTTTGGGAAGAACGCTATCTTTGTTATTCTCTATTCCCCGGGTAATCAATTTTTCATCAAAGTTTTGTATATCTGTTCCAACTTGGTTTTGTTTTTGCTTTTGAGTTCTGTCTTTTTTAAGTGATTTAGTATCTGATGGTGTTGTTCTCATAACCGTTAAAGCATCTCTTTCTTTAGTCTCTTTGAAACTGCTTATGTCATTATGATTCTTATTTTCCATCTCCACTCCGTCAATTAAGTATGACGCTGCTATTTCATAAACATCCATTTGGTGTTCAATGGTTGAACGTTCTTTATAAAGATCATTCATTATCTTTACAGATTCTTGTTCATGATGGATTCGATTTTCTATGTCTTGTAGTAAAATTCGTTCTAAGTTAATGCGCTTTTGAGTCTCAATAAAATCTAAGACTTTATATGCTTCGTCCATTTTGCTTAAATCTATTATTTCTTCCGGTATCTCTGTACCCACTAGAAGAGGCATCGTGTCAAATGATGGATGATCCTGTATCGCGTGCCCGTTCACATCTAACATGAAATAAACCTGCTGATTATCATTAAACAATCCCTTTTTTTCTAATTTTTGACTTGATTGATTAATATTTTCAATGGTGATTGGATTTTCGTTCAATTCAATTTGCTCACCTTCGAGATGATTTTCGAGACTGATTGGTTTTAACTGCTCCTCATATTCTTTGATGCTCAATTCATATGCAATACGGTTTTTACGATCTTGTTCCAAAATCTGTTCTAAGTTTTTTTGCTTAATGAATTCTTTCTCCATAATTGCTTCCATACCGTGGTAAAACTCGTGATTGGGTATCTCATCAATACTGTATCCTTCTAGAAATATAGGATCTGGAAGCAGTACGTTTTTTGGTTCCTCAGCGATGGTCTCATTTACACTAAATCCTTCAACAGAGAGTATTTCTTCAAGATTTGGCTTCAATTCTTGTTTTGAATATTCTTGAATTACAAACCCGTCTACACTCAATAATTCATTTGGATCGACCTTTCCACCATTAATGTTTGGAATCAAAATTTCTAATGAAATATCAATATCCTCTTCTTTTTTGGGTTTATATGCCTTCTGAATTTCAATATGTAATGGCTGAATTGCACGATCAATATATATTTTCGAATCGTTTGCTGCAATCACAAACTCATCACCAACAGAAAACGATGGCTTTTTTGAAAGATTTAGCTTGAATAAAAGGTGCGACTGATTAAAAGCTACCGATTTTTTAATATGTGTTGCTTGATTATCTTCTAAAAGATGAATATCAATTGTATCTGTCGATTTAACGTTTGGATAAGTGAGAATATTAGGTCCCCATTCAATTTGATATTTTTTATTAATAAATCGTTCTACATTTATTTTAGATATATTCTTAAGCTTGTCCTCATTAATGTTTAACTCAACACTTGGGTCACTCAGTGTATAGCGTTTAATTTTAAATGACGTATCTAAATCATCGTGATGAACATTTTTAAACATTACCTTCTCATCCTTAACAGTACCTACAAGCTCTTTTTGTTTTTCATTTATAAGGACAATTTCGCCCGTAACACTTTTCAAGTTTAAGCCTATTAATGGAATTTCTTTCGTAATATTTTGACGAAGTCGGAATTCAAACTCATAATCATTAATAACTTTTTTTTCGATTTGAATTCGATCATCTCCATCCGTAATGATATCAAAAGTAAATGGTTTTTGGTCATCGTCATACTTTGTTGTGATAAATGAATAATGCTGTCTCGAGATACGTAAATGATGTGTTGTTTGAAGACTCTTTGACCGCTCCCCATTTTTCGTTAAGATAAACTGTAACGACTTTACATCATTGATGGGACCATCATGTACTACCGAAAATTTAATTGTTTGATTTTTTATTCGATAAATATTAATTGTATTCTGGTGCTGGATTACTCGATATTCCGAAGCGTCCGGTGTTTCACCATGAATTTTAAATCCATACACTTTGTGATAAACATTGGAGTCTTCCAAATTAAAATCCATAGAATCTTGTAATGCTAAATTATCAATTGTTATAGATTTTGTGTCCTTGGTAAGATTTGATATTTTACCAATTTCAATCGAAAAATTATTCTTAAACTCCTCTTGCATGACCAAGGATACCGGTTCGTCACCACTCTCCATTCCGAGCCATTGTATTGTGTAAGTTTTAGACCCGCTAACACAGGATTCCTTACGATTACAAATTCCGCGCATACTTGCACCAACATCCCGGTTCAAGTCTTGGAATTCATAATTCACATCTGCGGAAACATTATCTATTTGATAAGCACTGAAAAGTAAAATAAACATTACAAAGATACAGATTTTTCGTATCATTTTATCCCCTCCACACTAATTAGCGTGTTAAATTTTTACATACAGTAGCCTAAATTGTAAAGAGGTCTTAGAATTTACAACTAAATGTGGTAGATGGGCTCACAACAAAATGACCCAAAGAAATTTTTGCTCTTTAATTTATCAAAAAAAGGAGCCGAAGCTCCCTAATCAATTGATTAATTATCTATTTCGTTATTGTTTCATTTATTGTCGTAAATTTTTCTTACGTAATCTAATATTCAAGGGTGTCACCTCAACAAGATCATCCTCAGTAATATAGTCAAGAGCATACTCTAAGGTGAGTGTAATCGGATCCTCAAGTTTCAAAGCTTCTTCTTTACCACCACGTCCATTACCTCGGTAGCTATTTAATCGTTTGTTTCGAATTACATTTACCCACATATCATTTTCTTTGTTCGTAACCCCAACTATCATTCCTGGATAGACTTCCGTTTGAGCACCAATAAAAAATCTGCCACGATCTTGAATATGAAACATAGGGAATGCCATTGAATTACCCGAAGCGTTAGATATGAGTGACCCACGTTTGGGCATATTCAGGGTTCCTTGCTGAACATCATACTTATAATGTTCACGCATCATAATCGCGTTACCATGCGTCAAATTAATGAGGTCTGTTCTAAACCCTAATATGTGGCGTGCTGGGATATACCAATATTGTCGAATATTGTTCTTGCTTTGTTCGACATCATATAAATTTCCATGACGAAGGCTCATTTGCTCAATAATCTTACCGCTATACTTTTCAGGTGTTTCAATAATTACGAGATCGATTGGTTCATACATTATTCCGTTGCATTCTTTAAGAATTACGTGCGGTTTTCCAATTGAGAGTTCGTAACCTTCTCGTCGCATCGTTTCAATCAAAACAGAAAGATGCAACTCACCTCGTCCTGATACAGTGAAGTAATCAGATGATAGACCGGACTCGACCTTCATACCCACGTTAACCTCCAACTCTCGATCAAGTCGCTCTTTAATATTTCGACTTGTAATATACTTACCTTCTTTTCCTTGTAATGGAGAGGAATTCACATAAAAGTTCATGGACATCGTGGGTTGCTCTACCATAATCGCTTCCATAGGAATCGGAGCATCTAGTGAACAGATTGTATCCCCTACGGTGATACTCGATATTCCTGCTATTACTACGATATCTCCACTATGAGCTCGCGTAACTTCTTTATGTGTTACACCCTTGTAAACAAACATCTTTTTAATTCGCGAGTGAGAATGTTTCCCAAAGTTATTAATAACAGATATACCCTGTCCTTGTTCCAATACCCCTTGATGAATACGTCCAATTCCCAAACGTCCTAGATATGCGTCGTAATCAAGAGTTGAAACTTGCATCTGTAATGGCTGGGTATCTTTGTCTGTATAGACATCCGTATGTTCGAGAATTGTATCAAATAGCACATCCATCGATGCATCACGTACATCTTGATGACGACTTACCTTAAAATCCCGTGTTACACCATATAGTATTGGAAAAAACAGTTGTGATTCATCTGCATCAAGATCCAAGAATAAATCATAAATTTCTTCGAGAACTTCATCTGGACGACGCTCAGACTTATCCATTTTATTAATTAAGACTATTGGCTTTAGATTCTGTTCAAGTGCTTTGCGAAGGACGAACCGTGTTTGAGGCATTGGTCCTTCCACAGAGTCTACTAACAAAATTACAGTATCAACCGTTTTGATTATACGTTCTACTTCTCCAGCAAAATCTGCATGACCTGGTGTATCTACAATATTAATTTTCGTATCTTTATAGAAGACCGAACAGTTTTTAGAGTAGATCGTAATCCCACGTTCTTTCTCGAGATCATTACGATCCATCACACGATCGACTGCCTTTTGCTCAAGTTTAAAAGCACCTGACGTGGATAAAATCCCATCAACAAGCGTACTCTTACCAGCATCGACATGGGCGATGATGGCAATATTTATTATTTTTTTCATTATTATTTTTTCGCTTCCTATTTATCTATTAATTTCAGTACAGGAAGGTACACTTAAAACAACTATATTTTATGTTCTGTTTTATACCTTCAATACACTCTATTTACTTCGATAATATAGGTATTGGAGGTGTCATGACTAAAATTTGTTCGTTTGTTGACATGATATAACCTCGCTTTGGCACATTATATCATAATTAATAATTAAAAAGCAGTATGTGCTACCTTACCAATGATGTTGCATTTTTTTATATCAGTACGAATCGTGAATAGAAAGGAAATCACTAATAAAATTACGACATGTATAAATAGATCTCTCTGTAGATGTGCACAAATATGAAAAATATTTTATCAGTGGCAAAACTTTGATTTTAAGTATAAATAATCTGGAAAACACTGGTTTTATTTTATCGAAAAGAAATGGAGAAGTAGCCCATACATATTAGATTAACGAACTATTTCATTACAGCCATTTTAGTTATCTATTAGCAGTTTAAAGAGATCTTAGAATTTACAACTAAATGTGGTTTTAGATGATTATCAAAAAAAACCAACCCTACTGGGTTGGCTTTGAATAATTATTAGCAGTTTTCCGTGCTTTTTCCGCAACTCTCACGACACTTAATGTTTGTTCTAAGTACAGATCACGAAGTGCAAAATCTTGAGTACGAATTGCACGCTCAAATACTTCTACTTGATATGCTAATCTTGGTAAATCTTGAATGTTGATTAATTCTTTTGAATCTTTCGTAACAATACTTACCGACTCAATACTGCTGACGCTTTCTGGGATATAAATATAACCTTTATCACCCTGAATTTGGCCAAAGTTTTGAGAAAAACTATCTTTAGCACCGACACACTCCACTGTCATCGTAGGATACTTCATTATTAAAATTCCAGATGTATCGATACCATTTGGATGTTTGTTCGCATAATACTTTACTTCATCCGGCATACCGAAAATTCCAACAACAAAGTGAATATTATAAATGTTGATATCGGCTAAAGCACCCCCTGAAAAATGAGGATTAAATACATTTGGTGTTTCGCCTGCTAACAGTGCATCATAGCGGCTTGAATATTGACTAAAATTACACTGAACTAGTTTTATATTACCAATAACCTCTAAATTTGATTTTATAAATTGATAATGCGGTAAATGAATATTGCAAATTGCCTCAAAGAGGAATAAATTATGGTCCTGAGCATAACGGATTAATTGTTGTGCTCGTTCCTCCGTTTCAACAAAAGGTTTTTCTACAATCACATGCTTTCCGGCCTTAAGCGCAGCATAAGCCTGCTCATAGTGAAGACTGTTTGGGGAAGCGATATAGATCGTATCCACCAACGAATCCGAAAATAAAGCATCAAGACTTGTATGTGTCTGTTTGATACCAAAACGCTTTGCTAAAGCATCTGCTCTACCTTGCGTTCGTGAATAAACAGCTTTAAACGAAACACCTGATAAATCTTGTGTTGATTTAATAAATTCTTCGACAATAACCCCTGTTCCAATTGTTCCAATATTCATAATTTCCACCCTATCCTTTGTGTTTGAGTACCATAGCAAGAATTGCAATATCTGCTGGATTAACACCTGAAATACGCGATGCTTGACCCATTGTGATCGGTCTTACAGCAGTCAGTTTTTGACGCCCCTCAATTGATAAGTTTTCAATAGAATCATAGTTAATATCTTCAGGTAATTTAATATTCTCCATTGATCGAAGTTTTTCTGCTTCTTTCATGGCTTTCTTAATATAACCTTCATACTTGATTTCTACTTGGATTTGGAATGCTAAGTCTTTACGAACTTCCATGTCCATCAGATCCAATACCTCTAACAACTCTATACCCGGTCTTTTTACCGCATCATAGATAGTTAGATCATGTGCTTGGAATGGTGAATCTTTTTCAGCAAAATAAGCTTCAAATTCTGGATTATGTGGCAATTTGATTGTTTTACTTGCTTCAATAAATTCATCAATGATTTGAATATCTAACTCTATTTTCTCATAATCTTCATCACTTAACAATCCAATCTCGTTACCAAAGTGTGATAAACGACGATATGCATTGTCATGACGCAGCAAGAGTCGATATTCAGCACGTGACGTTAAAAGACGGTAAGGCTCTAAAGTCCCCTTAGTAACAAGGTCATCGAGCATTACGCCGATATAAGCTTCATCACGTTTAAGAATAAGTGGCTCTTTACCTTGGTTTTTGAGCGCTGCATTAATTCCTGCCATAAGTCCTTGTCCGGCAGCTTCTTCATAACCTGAAGTTCCGTTAATCTGACCTGCTGTAAATAAGTTTTCAACAGTCATGATTTCAAGTGATGGTTTTAATTGAATCGGATCAATTGCATCATATTCGATAGCATAACCATAGCGTTGAACACGACAGTTTTCCAATCCAGGAACAGTACGAATCATCGCATCTTGAACATCTTCGGGTAATGATGAAGAAAGTCCTTGCACATAAGTCGTATCTAACTCCGCAGATTCGGGTTCTAAAAAGATTTGATGACGATTTTTATCTGCGAATCGAACAATTTTATCTTCAATCGATGGACAATAACGTGCACCAACTCCCTCAACAACGCCTGAATACATACTCGATTTATCGAGATTAGCTTCAATTAAATCATGTGTTGTAGGATTTGTATAAGTTAAGTAACAAGGGTATTGTTCCTTAATTACATCATCCTTCTTGGTACTGTTAGAGAAATAATACGGTTCATCGTCACCGGGTTGAATCGTCGTTTTACTAAAATCAATACTATCTGTGTAAACACGTGCAGGTGTTCCTGTTTTAAGACGGAATGTCTTTAACCCCAATGCACGTAAAGATTCAGAAAGATTATTCGTTGTTGGATCTCCATCCGGTCCACTAACAGTAACTGTTGAAGAAAGTAAAATCTTTGAACTCATGTAAGTTCCACTGGTAATAATAACGGTCTTAGCAGCTACAAATTCATCACCTTTACAACGAACACCGGTAACAACACCATTTTCAGCTACAACACCTTCCACCATTTTCTGAACGATTTCGATTCCTGGTTCAGCAAGCACAGCATCACGCATCGCACGCGAATAAGCTAATTTATCAGACTGAACACGCAAGCATTGAACACCGGGTCCCTTACTTGAATTTAATATTCGAAATTGTAAAGCGGTCTTATCCGCAATCTTCCCCATGACGCCGCCAAGCGCTTCAATTTCTCGAACAACAATACCCTTTGCAGGTCCACCAATTGATGGATTGCAAGGCATTGATGCAATTTTATCTACATTTAACGTAAAGAGTGCTGTTCTTTGCCCCATTCTGGCTGAAGCAACTGCTGCTTCAACACCGGCATGACCGCCTCCTACTACTATAACATCATACATATAAAAGCCTCCGTTGGTATTTTATCACAATTATACAACATTCGAGTTGATAATGATTTAAGTTCACTTATTTATTCAAACTTGACACATACGCCATGATGTAATACTGTATTAATGTAAGTGGTACAGATGGGAGGTATCTATGTTTACAATTAATACACGAAACGCAACACCAATATTTGAACAGATTATTCAACAAGTTGGAAAGTTTATAGCTATGGGGATACTCCAACCACATGAACAACTTCCAACCGTTCGTTCCCTTGCCAAAGATCTCGGTGTAAATCCAAATACCGTTTCTAAGGCTTATCATGAATGCGAGATGAATGGTCTTATCTATTCAATTCCCGGAAAGGGATCTTTTGTAAGCGAGCATGAGAAAGGTGTCAGTAACCTTGTCAGCGATGCCTATCAAGAACTCACTGCAATCTATCATAAATTACTTGAATTAGGAGAAACACAAGATACAATACTCAATATATTGAAGGAGTCACATAATGATACGATTCACTAATGTTAATAAAAAATTTGATAACAAAATAGTACTTGAGGACATCAACATTACATTTAATGATGGTTCGATTATCGGGCTTGTAGGTAAAAACGGTTCGGGTAAATCGACCCTTTTACGCCTTATAAGTGGGGTACTCCATGCAGATGCAGGTGTCGTTTTAATTAATGACCAACTGGTCTATGATAACCCCGAAACTAAAAAAGACTTGTTCTTTGTTGGGGATGATCCATTCTTCTTTAGTCAATCAACGATTAAAGATATGCAACAATTCTATAAAGTTTTCTATAAGTCCTTTGATGACAATTATTACCGCGATCTTCTTAGCTTATTTGGTTTAGACGAAAATCGTAAAATAAACGCATTATCAAAAGGAATGAAGCGTCAAGTATCACTTTTACTCGCTCTCGCATCAAAACCAAAGATTTTGTTACTTGATGAAGCGTTTGATGGGCTTGATCCGATTATGAGATTTCGAATTAAACAATTGCTTGGAGAAATGATTATCGATCATAATTCAACCATTATTATTTCATCTCATAACTTAAGAGAACTTGAAGATATTTGCGATACTGTTGCTATTATTGATGAAAATAATATTATGATGAATCAATCAACGAATGACTTTGGTTCAATTTATCACCGTTACCAAATTGCATTTGATTTGGAGAAGAAAATAACAGACTTTGATTTTATGAATCCTCTGAATGTAACGGGATCGGCACGAATTTTTTCGATAATTCTCAAGGGCGATCGTGAAAAAATTGAAATGGATCTCAATTCAATGAATCCATTACTCATCGAACATAACGATGTAACGCTCGAAGAGATATTTATTTATGAAATGGAGAATAAAAATCATGAAAACATTGATTAACTCAAGAATTAATTTTGATTACTTAAAGTTTAACTTTAAGAAATACAAAGGTTTACTCTTATTCTATACAATTCTTCTAATGACTTCGTTTCCAATACCAACTTTAATTCGTTGGATTCAAACTCCTGACCGACATAGTTATGAAAATTATTCTACTGGTTCGGTGTATGTACCCATAATCATCACAATATTTTTGTCGATCGTGACACCAATGATTCTCTTTAACTACTTAAGTAGCAAGAAATCCGTTGACGTATTTCATTCATTACCCATTAAGCGCAGTGACTTATTTCTAACAAACTATGTTGCTTCTCTTCTCATTATTTTTATTCCGTTCACCATCGCCTATTTCTCAGGCTACGGACTCAATAATCTATTATTCAATGAGTCCTTAAAGTGGTATCACATTGAAACTTACTTCCAGTTGCTCGCAATCTTCTTCGCAACGACAACACCTGTGATGTTTGTTTTAATGAATACAGGAACACTTTCCGACGCATTGATTTATACCGTAATTATCTTTGTAGCACCTTTTTTAGCGTTCGGTGCATTGGAACTCTTTGCATCCACATTTGTAATTGGTTACACATCTATGAGAATGGACTCTTTGGCCTTTTTATCACCGCCTACTTCCATATTATTCGGATTAAAATCGATGAATTCTCCCTATGATATGGGTCTTTATGCTTCCTATTGGTTGATCCTTGGACTCATACTCTTGTCGGTATCTCTTGTAATTCACGATGGTCGTAAATCCGAGAAAAGTGAGACACCATTTGTTAATAATTGGTTCTTCCCATTAATCATTTATTTATTTACAGGTATCGTATTAGTTTTCTTGCTTCCAATCTTTGCGATGGGAAATCGAACACTTACTGTAGGTTCGGTAATTATGCCTATTTTAATTGCGCTACTGCTCTTTACGCTATTAAACATTATCAAAAATCGCTCACTGAAAAATATGACAGGAATTCTAAAAAACTATACAATCTTTGCGCTTGTGTTAATGGTATTCTGTACAATCTTATATGTAACCAATGGGCTCGGATATACATACTACATTCCAAAGATTGATAAAATTGAGTCCGTCACCATTACATCTCAAGGTGAGGTTTATGGAAACGATAATGAAAACGTCCTCACCAATGGCGGAAACTATCTTTTTCAAAAAGACCTACATATTACGCGTGAACATCCAGAATTACTCCAACTTACAAATACGTTCCATTATTCAATCATTAGCCAATTGAAAGAAAATGAACCTTTAGTAAGCTCAAATCTTGACGATACTTCGGAATATACTCCCATATACATCGAGTACAAACTCAAAAATGGAAGTAAAATAAAACGTCGTTTCAATATTAAGGATGAGTTATTAAAACCACTTTATCCTGCTGTTGTAAACCCTGATACTTTGAAAGATACAAACATTCTCTTCAATGAAGAAAAGCAAATTAATCAAATTTATATCTTCAATAATACCTTGACGGAAGGTTACCGATTTACAGGTTCACGTAGCGAACTCATTGAAACATATAAAGAAGACCTTAAAAATACTGAACTTCAACCTAATGGCGATACACTTAACTTTGTCGTTGCTTATAAGGTAAAAGACCGTGAATATGTGAATGATTACCTTATAAACATTGATAATCGTCATCCAAAAACAACAGAGTACATCAAGAACAACTTAAAACCAATCGATGACATCAATACCGAAGCAGTGATCTATCGTGACGATGAGGGAGATTCTTTATTCTCCAAAGGAATCAGTGCTTCTTCATCAATCTATGTCAGTGACAGAGTAATGAATATTGATTCGGATTTTGTTACTTCAAGCGAATTAGAGTTACTTAAAGACAAAGTTTCTTCATTTGTACTTTCAGACAAACCTCATGATGTTTATCGGGTTAATGTTGAAGTTATAGATCTTAATGTTTATTTTGAATACTACCTCTCTGTTAGAAAAGATTCATAGAGAAATATATAAAAGAAAGACACGTATACTGAACTGCTCCCTGTCAAGTAGACAGGTGAAATAAATAAAATATCCAAGATGATTTATCACTTTATGATGAATCATCTTTTTTATGCTACAAGTGACTGCATTTGTTTTTCTCTAATGTTTGACCAGTAAGCTTCAATCTTCTTGTTAGTTGGAATCGCGTAGACTACAGGTGTCTCTGTTCCTAGCGCTTCAGTTCGAACCATCATTGGTGTTTTGTTTTTGAAGCGTTTCTGAAGTCTCTTGTTGTTATAAAAATCAATATACACTTCAATTGCTTTCTTCAATTCGCTTCTTGTACTGAATTCATTAGGGTAGTACATTTCTGATTTGATTGTTCCCCAAAATCCTTCCATAGGACCATTATCAATACAATGTCCCACTCTAGACATACTTTGCATCACTCCTTGATCTTCTAGCTGTTTCCTAAATGCCCTACTTGTGTATTGGAATCCGCGGTCACTGTGAAATAAAGGTTTTGCCTCTGGATATCTCGCGATAGCTTTATGATAAGTATCAAACACAAGTTGATTATTGTTCCGATCACTTATTTGATACGCCACAACACTTAAATCATAAAGATCAATAATCGCACTGAGATATAGTTTCTTACTTGAACCTTTAATCTTAAATTCTGTGACGTCTGTCAGCCATTTTTCATTCGGTTTTGCGGCAAAGAAATTTCGATTTAAAATATTTTCAGCTGTGATTTCAGGAGTGCTTCGTGAATATTTTTTAGACTTTTGACGAATCACTGATTTCACCCCTAGCATCTTCATGAGTCTATGAATCCTCTTCGAGTTATATTGAACGCTATTCAACTCATTGATCCAATCCGTCATGCGTCGATAGCCTAAGATATGTCCAAATAGTTCATCATAATCAAGAATGAGATTGCAAAGCTCATGATTTTCAATTTCATTGCTTGTTTCAACACGATGCGTCCATTTATAATAACTAC is a genomic window of Erysipelothrix amsterdamensis containing:
- a CDS encoding ABC transporter permease, whose product is MKTLINSRINFDYLKFNFKKYKGLLLFYTILLMTSFPIPTLIRWIQTPDRHSYENYSTGSVYVPIIITIFLSIVTPMILFNYLSSKKSVDVFHSLPIKRSDLFLTNYVASLLIIFIPFTIAYFSGYGLNNLLFNESLKWYHIETYFQLLAIFFATTTPVMFVLMNTGTLSDALIYTVIIFVAPFLAFGALELFASTFVIGYTSMRMDSLAFLSPPTSILFGLKSMNSPYDMGLYASYWLILGLILLSVSLVIHDGRKSEKSETPFVNNWFFPLIIYLFTGIVLVFLLPIFAMGNRTLTVGSVIMPILIALLLFTLLNIIKNRSLKNMTGILKNYTIFALVLMVFCTILYVTNGLGYTYYIPKIDKIESVTITSQGEVYGNDNENVLTNGGNYLFQKDLHITREHPELLQLTNTFHYSIISQLKENEPLVSSNLDDTSEYTPIYIEYKLKNGSKIKRRFNIKDELLKPLYPAVVNPDTLKDTNILFNEEKQINQIYIFNNTLTEGYRFTGSRSELIETYKEDLKNTELQPNGDTLNFVVAYKVKDREYVNDYLINIDNRHPKTTEYIKNNLKPIDDINTEAVIYRDDEGDSLFSKGISASSSIYVSDRVMNIDSDFVTSSELELLKDKVSSFVLSDKPHDVYRVNVEVIDLNVYFEYYLSVRKDS
- a CDS encoding IS3 family transposase; the encoded protein is MKKSEGNRKGAIFSKAKQEVKYLAVQELHHKHGWSIQWMCKVLKIARSSYYKWTHRVETSNEIENHELCNLILDYDELFGHILGYRRMTDWINELNSVQYNSKRIHRLMKMLGVKSVIRQKSKKYSRSTPEITAENILNRNFFAAKPNEKWLTDVTEFKIKGSSKKLYLSAIIDLYDLSVVAYQISDRNNNQLVFDTYHKAIARYPEAKPLFHSDRGFQYTSRAFRKQLEDQGVMQSMSRVGHCIDNGPMEGFWGTIKSEMYYPNEFSTRSELKKAIEVYIDFYNNKRLQKRFKNKTPMMVRTEALGTETPVVYAIPTNKKIEAYWSNIREKQMQSLVA